A region of Thioalbus denitrificans DNA encodes the following proteins:
- a CDS encoding RHS repeat-associated core domain-containing protein has protein sequence MDEQGTATYSIPLQVPPGTAGMQPELSLSYSGRSGNGLLGVGWSLGGLSTIHRCAATIAQDSFTDGVDLERDRFCLDGQRLIAVAGEYGLDGAEYRTEIDSQVKVVSYGQAGGGPAWFRVWTKSGQIMDYGNSADSVVAVDPTGDVLTWSVSRISDTVGNYFSFTYHNDASSGEHHPLRIDYTGNDPAGVPPYAQVLFDYEVRSDTTFGYALGYRREQNVRLASVQMRVDGVLAREYRLSYEQSAITGRSRIRSVRECGMEGGCLPALEFTWQEGQKGFIEEPAWGIDDPDFNFSYKENPDVGFRALDLNGDGLIDFLRARAKGDERSHAAFINTGNGFTRDDTWSLAAYPSAHFVRDDGYKDAGMQIVDLNSDGLPDLLRAYDSSSWDYHMAFLNTGEGFVEDASWKIPDAKAEFVWDTDDAGTRIVDLNGDGRPDLVTGFKWSDTGEKYRSYVNTGSGFVRQDDWTVPYQQDAQFADSSHTDEGARLVDLNGDQLPDILKLRRWDGGSTRLGFLNTGEHFERNDGWLPADAGFSFSYKSDWDGAESVDLNGDGLADLLQIQVLETGVRVSRAYINTGTGYVEDAGWHIADEQIKFQHKTKDRGLRLADLNGDGLADLLAAYRDGTLVVRAAYINTGRGFVRDDDWNFPGTITYDNQSDDVFAVKDAGYPRGLQILDINGDGLADLLRAHSYEYGSRHTAFINRGPVPDLLLGVRDALGAETALTYSSLTDKGIYTKGAGAVFPQQDFQAPLPVVSAVESSDGAGGTYRLEYRYAGARVHLQGRGFLGFERVESTDSRTGHQTITGYRQDFPYAGLAGWTEQRLADGTLVQRVESTYDALPSANGAVRFPYAATTVERSYELTGALTTQVTTQSAYDGFGNPTQVVVTTEGGGEVFVKETVNTYDNDPALWHLGRLRRAVVTHRGTDGDVQVRTSAFEYAPVTGLLTREVIEPDSPTAWQATDYEYDAFGNKVRATLSGPDLESRVTTTGYDARGRFATTTANALGHSETRVHHPAFGGVQSLTGPNGLTTTWTYDEFGRQVLEQRADGTVTEKQFEWCDAAAGCMAGAVYRVTTLNTGNAPNTLYYDILGREIRKEGRGFDGTPVYQDTVYNAIGQVARASLPYAVGEAAHWVETAYDALGRETAITQPGPGGSASVTETHYAGLSTTVVDPLGRQKTTTRNALGKVVHVQEEEGAWLTHGYDAAGNLVRTDAGGVVTTMAYDIRGRKVAMDDPDMGHWEYRYNAVGELVWQRDAKGQEVSIVYDRLGRMVQRDEPEGATTWTYDTAAGGVGKLAEVSGPGGYRETYGYDALGRPALTTTYAEGESFSVLTGYDAAGRVARVTRPQGFVVENVYNELGYLEAVRSPSGQVTDYDYAHLAEIIASLDDAIADLLAQATYYNGLAEDYRQQAAAYQALAADLEQQSDADLETAQLLREAAAQLIAHAEILEASAADKQAQADQLYAEADALIEIAELSDPYFRSYYLNEAALKQAEADDLLLQAEAELQQAADERAQAADDIAQAEALEQAASDAQATMALHLAEADRLLDLAEAAALEAERTSTLAANLQEVATHYAAMQADGDNIYYWRAKDRDAAGRLTAEIAGNGLVTDRIYDSGTGQLQAIMSGFGTAQAIRYLEYDYDALNNVTARHDRVQDLSETFAYDRLDRLTQSTVSGSFGDIPYNHAVDYQYDALGNITHKSDVGDYTYGAGNTAPGQIGPHALVSAGSDPDGYQYDANGNMTSGGGRVIGWTSFDKPMAFQRGDYQTLFAYGPDRSRYLKVSNTSRTLYVGKLYERELFADGQVKHKHFIYAGGELVAIQVKAEEDGAPLPDETRYLHRDNLGSIDTITDGRGNIVERLSYTPFGARRAGDWRATDPFNPAGLMLASFTNRGFTGHEHVEEMGLIHMNGRVYDPVLGRFLSADPNVQFPHASQSYNRYSYVLNNPLKYTDPSGYFLKKLWKSVKKFVKEYWRPIVAIALAIVTYGAMSAWLGNMMVMGPMSCAPMFTAAQIGIMSGAAAGFVSGVVLGGSLEAGVKGAITGGIMGGLNAALANADFGLRMLSRGAVSSAIAHVRGGDWKRAFLFSMAVDVARTGWQYTMRHTDRLYAAACVQSGSCRSDELGYPSDGGRVIQPGISESEWSKVPRFLQRFLRAGMAEEGSGSHLYDPGQPTCEFLGHAVCGAVRGFVRQVSKPHDWGNSWSYNRDSSSGYYGFRIEGGGYADLSSRVAYETAIQAWSFATMPVMAGFTGFALYGDYVNPELLERR, from the coding sequence GTGGACGAGCAGGGAACCGCCACCTACTCCATTCCGCTCCAGGTCCCGCCGGGCACGGCCGGCATGCAGCCCGAGCTCTCCCTCAGCTACAGCGGCCGTTCCGGGAACGGGCTGCTCGGCGTCGGCTGGTCCCTGGGAGGGCTGTCCACCATCCACCGCTGCGCGGCCACCATCGCCCAGGATAGCTTCACCGACGGGGTGGACCTGGAACGGGACCGTTTCTGTCTGGACGGGCAGCGGCTGATCGCCGTCGCCGGCGAATATGGCCTGGACGGCGCCGAGTACCGGACCGAGATTGACAGCCAGGTGAAGGTGGTCTCCTACGGACAGGCGGGTGGCGGGCCGGCCTGGTTCCGCGTCTGGACGAAATCCGGCCAGATCATGGACTACGGCAACAGTGCCGACAGCGTTGTAGCCGTTGATCCAACCGGTGACGTGCTGACCTGGTCGGTGAGCCGTATCAGCGACACGGTCGGCAACTATTTCTCCTTCACATATCACAACGACGCGTCGAGCGGTGAGCATCATCCACTCCGGATCGACTACACCGGAAACGATCCGGCCGGCGTGCCGCCCTACGCCCAGGTGCTCTTCGACTACGAAGTGCGCAGCGACACGACATTCGGCTATGCGCTTGGCTATCGCCGCGAGCAGAACGTTCGTCTCGCGTCGGTGCAGATGCGGGTGGATGGGGTCCTGGCGCGGGAATACCGGCTTTCCTACGAGCAGAGCGCGATCACCGGGCGTTCGCGCATCCGGTCCGTCCGCGAATGCGGCATGGAGGGTGGCTGTCTGCCCGCGCTGGAGTTCACTTGGCAGGAGGGCCAGAAGGGCTTCATCGAGGAGCCCGCCTGGGGCATCGACGACCCGGATTTCAATTTCAGCTACAAGGAAAATCCCGATGTGGGCTTCAGGGCCCTCGATCTGAACGGCGACGGCCTGATCGACTTCCTTCGCGCCCGTGCCAAGGGGGACGAGCGCTCCCATGCCGCCTTCATCAACACGGGCAATGGCTTCACGCGAGATGATACCTGGTCCCTGGCTGCTTATCCCTCTGCCCATTTCGTCCGGGATGATGGCTATAAAGATGCGGGAATGCAGATCGTCGATCTCAATAGCGATGGATTGCCAGATCTGCTGCGTGCCTATGACAGTTCGTCATGGGACTACCACATGGCGTTCCTCAATACCGGTGAAGGTTTTGTTGAGGATGCCTCCTGGAAGATACCTGACGCGAAAGCAGAGTTCGTTTGGGATACCGATGACGCGGGCACCCGGATCGTTGACTTGAATGGCGATGGTCGGCCCGATCTTGTGACGGGCTTCAAGTGGAGTGATACGGGAGAAAAATATAGATCGTATGTCAACACCGGCTCGGGCTTCGTAAGGCAGGACGACTGGACCGTGCCTTACCAGCAGGATGCGCAGTTCGCCGATTCCTCTCATACCGACGAAGGCGCGCGGCTCGTCGACCTGAACGGGGACCAGCTTCCCGATATCCTCAAGCTGCGCCGCTGGGACGGGGGCAGCACCCGGCTCGGCTTCCTGAACACCGGAGAGCATTTCGAGCGCAATGACGGCTGGCTGCCGGCCGATGCCGGGTTCTCCTTCTCCTACAAGTCCGATTGGGACGGCGCCGAGAGCGTGGATCTGAACGGCGATGGCCTGGCCGACCTGCTCCAGATCCAGGTGTTGGAGACGGGCGTGCGCGTGAGCCGGGCCTACATCAATACCGGCACGGGGTACGTGGAGGACGCGGGCTGGCATATCGCCGACGAGCAGATCAAGTTCCAGCACAAGACCAAGGACCGCGGTCTGCGGCTTGCCGACCTGAACGGGGACGGCCTGGCGGATCTCCTGGCCGCCTACCGCGACGGCACCCTGGTGGTGCGGGCCGCCTACATCAACACCGGGCGGGGCTTCGTGCGGGATGATGACTGGAACTTCCCCGGAACCATCACCTACGACAACCAGTCCGACGACGTCTTCGCGGTCAAGGACGCCGGCTACCCGCGCGGACTCCAGATCCTCGATATTAACGGCGATGGCCTGGCGGATCTGCTGCGGGCCCACAGCTACGAGTACGGCAGCCGCCACACCGCCTTCATCAACCGGGGCCCGGTCCCGGATCTCCTGCTCGGCGTCCGGGATGCCCTGGGCGCGGAGACCGCTCTCACCTACAGCTCCCTGACCGACAAGGGGATCTATACCAAGGGCGCGGGCGCGGTCTTCCCCCAGCAGGACTTCCAGGCCCCCCTCCCGGTGGTGAGCGCCGTGGAGAGCTCCGACGGCGCCGGGGGAACCTACCGGCTCGAATACCGCTACGCCGGGGCGCGGGTTCATCTCCAGGGGCGCGGGTTCCTCGGCTTCGAGCGCGTGGAGTCCACCGACTCCCGGACCGGTCACCAGACAATCACCGGCTATCGGCAGGATTTCCCCTATGCCGGCCTGGCCGGCTGGACCGAACAGCGGCTTGCCGACGGCACCCTGGTGCAGCGGGTTGAGAGCACCTACGACGCCCTGCCGAGCGCCAACGGCGCGGTCCGGTTTCCCTATGCCGCCACCACCGTCGAGCGGAGCTACGAGCTGACCGGCGCACTGACCACCCAGGTGACCACCCAGTCGGCCTACGACGGGTTCGGGAACCCCACCCAGGTCGTGGTGACCACCGAAGGGGGCGGAGAGGTCTTCGTCAAGGAGACGGTCAATACCTATGACAACGATCCGGCGCTGTGGCACCTGGGGCGGCTGCGGCGGGCGGTCGTCACCCACCGCGGCACGGACGGCGACGTCCAAGTGCGGACCTCCGCCTTCGAGTACGCGCCGGTCACCGGGCTGTTGACCCGGGAGGTGATCGAGCCCGACTCCCCCACCGCCTGGCAGGCGACCGACTACGAATACGACGCCTTCGGCAACAAGGTGCGCGCCACCCTCAGCGGGCCGGACCTGGAGAGCCGCGTCACCACCACGGGCTACGACGCCCGGGGGCGGTTCGCCACGACCACGGCCAACGCCCTCGGCCACAGCGAGACCCGCGTCCATCATCCCGCCTTCGGCGGCGTGCAGAGCCTCACCGGCCCCAACGGCCTCACCACCACCTGGACCTATGACGAGTTCGGGCGGCAGGTGCTCGAGCAGCGGGCCGACGGCACCGTGACCGAGAAGCAGTTCGAGTGGTGCGACGCGGCCGCCGGCTGCATGGCCGGCGCGGTCTACCGGGTCACGACCCTGAACACCGGCAACGCGCCCAACACGCTCTACTATGACATCCTGGGGCGCGAGATCCGCAAGGAGGGCCGCGGCTTCGACGGCACCCCTGTCTACCAGGACACCGTCTACAACGCGATCGGCCAGGTGGCCCGGGCCTCCCTGCCCTACGCCGTGGGAGAGGCCGCCCACTGGGTGGAGACCGCCTACGACGCACTCGGGCGGGAGACCGCCATCACCCAGCCCGGTCCCGGCGGCAGTGCCTCGGTCACCGAAACCCACTATGCTGGCCTCTCCACCACGGTCGTCGATCCCCTCGGCCGCCAGAAGACCACCACCCGCAATGCGCTCGGCAAGGTCGTCCACGTCCAGGAGGAGGAGGGCGCCTGGCTGACACACGGCTATGACGCCGCGGGCAACCTGGTCCGCACCGACGCCGGCGGCGTCGTCACCACCATGGCCTACGACATCCGCGGCCGCAAGGTGGCCATGGACGATCCGGATATGGGCCACTGGGAGTACCGCTACAACGCCGTGGGCGAGCTGGTCTGGCAGCGGGACGCCAAGGGCCAGGAAGTCTCCATCGTCTACGACCGCCTGGGCCGGATGGTGCAGCGCGATGAGCCCGAGGGCGCCACCACCTGGACCTACGACACGGCCGCCGGCGGCGTGGGCAAGCTGGCGGAGGTGAGCGGCCCCGGCGGCTACCGCGAGACCTACGGCTACGACGCCCTCGGCCGGCCCGCGCTGACCACCACCTACGCCGAGGGCGAGAGCTTCTCCGTGCTGACCGGCTACGATGCCGCCGGGCGGGTCGCCCGCGTCACCCGTCCCCAGGGTTTCGTGGTCGAGAACGTCTACAACGAGCTCGGTTACCTGGAGGCCGTACGCAGCCCGAGCGGGCAGGTGACCGACTACGACTATGCCCACCTGGCGGAGATCATCGCCAGCCTCGATGACGCCATCGCCGATCTCCTGGCCCAGGCCACCTACTACAACGGCCTGGCCGAGGACTATCGCCAGCAGGCGGCCGCCTACCAGGCGCTCGCCGCGGATCTCGAGCAGCAGTCCGATGCCGACCTCGAGACCGCCCAACTGCTCCGCGAGGCGGCCGCCCAGCTCATCGCCCACGCAGAGATCCTGGAGGCCTCGGCGGCGGACAAGCAGGCCCAGGCGGACCAGCTCTACGCTGAAGCGGATGCGCTGATCGAAATCGCCGAATTGAGCGATCCATATTTTAGGTCGTATTACCTGAATGAGGCTGCGCTCAAACAGGCCGAGGCCGACGACCTGCTGCTGCAGGCCGAGGCGGAGCTGCAGCAGGCGGCGGACGAGCGCGCCCAGGCCGCGGATGACATCGCCCAGGCCGAAGCCCTCGAGCAGGCGGCGTCGGATGCGCAGGCCACAATGGCCCTGCACCTGGCCGAGGCCGATCGGCTGCTGGACCTGGCGGAAGCGGCGGCCCTGGAGGCCGAGCGCACGTCCACGCTCGCCGCCAACCTGCAGGAGGTGGCCACGCACTACGCCGCCATGCAGGCCGACGGCGACAACATCTACTACTGGCGGGCCAAGGACCGGGACGCCGCCGGCCGGCTCACCGCGGAGATCGCGGGCAACGGGCTGGTGACCGACCGGATCTACGATTCGGGCACGGGGCAGCTGCAGGCCATCATGAGCGGCTTCGGCACCGCCCAGGCCATCCGCTACCTCGAGTACGACTACGACGCGCTGAACAACGTCACCGCCCGCCACGACCGGGTGCAGGACCTCTCCGAGACCTTCGCCTACGACCGGCTCGACCGCCTGACCCAGTCCACGGTGAGCGGGAGCTTCGGCGACATTCCCTACAACCACGCCGTCGACTACCAATACGACGCCCTCGGCAACATCACCCACAAGTCCGACGTGGGCGACTACACCTACGGCGCGGGCAACACCGCTCCCGGCCAGATCGGGCCCCATGCCCTGGTGAGCGCGGGCAGCGACCCGGACGGCTACCAGTACGACGCCAACGGCAACATGACCTCGGGCGGCGGCCGGGTCATCGGCTGGACCTCCTTCGACAAGCCCATGGCGTTCCAGCGCGGCGACTACCAGACCCTGTTCGCCTACGGCCCCGACCGCAGCCGCTACCTCAAGGTCAGCAACACGAGCCGGACCCTCTATGTGGGCAAGCTCTACGAGCGCGAGCTGTTCGCCGACGGCCAGGTGAAGCACAAGCACTTCATCTACGCCGGCGGCGAGCTGGTGGCCATCCAGGTCAAGGCGGAGGAGGACGGCGCGCCGCTGCCCGACGAGACCCGCTACCTGCACCGGGACAACCTCGGCTCCATCGACACCATCACCGACGGGCGCGGAAACATCGTCGAGCGGCTGAGCTACACCCCCTTCGGCGCCCGCCGCGCCGGCGACTGGCGGGCCACCGACCCCTTCAACCCGGCCGGGCTGATGCTGGCGAGCTTCACCAACCGCGGCTTCACCGGCCACGAGCACGTGGAGGAGATGGGGCTCATCCACATGAACGGCCGGGTCTACGACCCCGTCCTGGGCCGGTTCCTCTCCGCCGACCCGAACGTGCAGTTCCCCCATGCCTCCCAGAGTTACAACCGCTACTCCTATGTGCTCAACAACCCGTTGAAATATACGGATCCGAGCGGGTACTTCCTTAAGAAGCTTTGGAAGAGTGTTAAAAAGTTTGTCAAGGAATATTGGAGGCCCATTGTCGCAATAGCATTAGCCATTGTGACTTACGGTGCGATGTCGGCTTGGTTGGGCAATATGATGGTTATGGGGCCTATGAGTTGTGCTCCTATGTTTACTGCAGCTCAGATAGGCATCATGTCGGGTGCGGCAGCGGGGTTTGTCAGTGGTGTTGTGCTTGGAGGCAGTTTGGAGGCTGGCGTCAAAGGTGCAATTACTGGCGGCATAATGGGTGGATTAAACGCTGCGTTGGCAAATGCGGATTTTGGCTTAAGGATGTTGTCACGTGGTGCCGTGAGTAGTGCGATAGCCCACGTTCGTGGGGGAGATTGGAAACGAGCCTTCTTGTTCTCTATGGCAGTCGATGTGGCACGAACGGGATGGCAATATACTATGCGGCATACAGACAGGCTTTATGCGGCTGCTTGTGTGCAATCTGGAAGTTGCCGTTCTGATGAGCTTGGGTATCCGAGCGACGGTGGGCGGGTCATCCAGCCAGGTATTAGTGAAAGTGAATGGTCGAAAGTACCAAGATTCCTACAGCGTTTCTTGAGGGCCGGTATGGCTGAAGAGGGTTCTGGTTCGCATTTGTACGATCCTGGACAACCAACATGTGAGTTTCTAGGCCACGCGGTTTGTGGTGCGGTCCGAGGTTTTGTTCGTCAGGTTTCGAAGCCACATGATTGGGGCAATTCCTGGTCATACAATCGGGATAGTTCAAGTGGGTACTACGGGTTTCGTATCGAGGGTGGGGGTTATGCAGACCTAAGTTCCCGCGTAGCGTACGAAACAGCAATTCAGGCATGGAGTTTTGCTACGATGCCAGTTATGGCTGGTTTTACGGGTTTCGCGTTATATGGCGATTACGTCAACCCAGAGTTATTGGAGCGTCGGTAG
- a CDS encoding type II secretion system protein N — translation MAVLPSIHGNIPGGQRLLPLVRAAASLLLLAAAADALFGLVRPWLAPGPELTEAPFQETGTINPEFTAGPGGGVGSTLASARDLFGVPPSEPVPEPVQAPETRLALELRGVWVAERPEASLAIIEADREARYFRIGETVAEGATLHRVEAARVLLRRGGRFEALSLPRESLIPATEAPGPAGDSDGGVDLVGYRERFKADPRQFARLIRLIPVQRQGRLEGYRLLPGLDRTLFTGLGLETGDLVTAVNGIRVGEAGAAERIIAELAGAPRVRVDLVRDGRAMTLDYGLEG, via the coding sequence ATGGCTGTTCTCCCCTCCATTCATGGAAATATCCCCGGCGGTCAGCGGCTGCTGCCTCTTGTTCGTGCGGCGGCGAGTCTCCTGCTTCTGGCCGCGGCGGCCGATGCCCTGTTCGGGCTGGTCCGGCCCTGGCTGGCCCCCGGCCCTGAACTGACAGAAGCCCCGTTCCAGGAGACTGGAACGATTAATCCGGAGTTCACGGCCGGCCCCGGCGGTGGAGTGGGCTCCACCCTGGCGTCCGCCCGCGATCTCTTCGGCGTTCCCCCGAGCGAGCCGGTGCCCGAGCCGGTGCAGGCGCCCGAGACGCGGCTGGCGCTGGAGCTGCGCGGGGTCTGGGTGGCGGAGCGGCCGGAGGCGTCGCTGGCCATCATCGAGGCGGACCGGGAGGCCCGCTATTTCCGCATCGGCGAGACGGTCGCCGAGGGCGCGACCCTTCACCGGGTCGAGGCGGCGCGGGTCCTGCTGCGCCGCGGCGGCCGGTTCGAGGCGCTCTCCCTGCCGCGGGAGTCGCTGATTCCGGCCACGGAGGCGCCGGGACCGGCCGGGGACTCCGATGGCGGCGTGGATCTCGTGGGCTACCGCGAGCGCTTCAAGGCGGACCCTCGGCAGTTCGCGAGGCTGATCCGGCTCATTCCGGTGCAGCGCCAGGGGCGGCTGGAGGGCTACCGGCTGCTGCCGGGACTGGACCGGACGCTGTTCACCGGCCTCGGCCTGGAGACCGGGGACCTGGTGACGGCGGTCAACGGGATCCGGGTTGGGGAGGCGGGCGCGGCGGAGCGAATCATCGCCGAGCTGGCCGGCGCCCCGAGGGTGCGGGTCGACCTGGTGCGTGACGGCCGGGCGATGACGCTCGACTACGGGCTGGAGGGGTGA
- the gspD gene encoding type II secretion system secretin GspD — MRNKAGVCRRLHPLLALLLLLLPLGQPPARAEAGGVTLNLVDADIQSFIGTVSELTGRNFVLDPRVKGKVTVVSSHEMDADAVYRVFLSVLQVHGYAAIPGEEVTKIVPVAEGKQIDTPVASDAAPGAGDEVVTRVVSVQHVSADQLVPLLRPLVPQQGHLAAYAPGNVIIVSDTAGNIGRLVKIIDRIDIESETGYEVIRLAHAPAAEVIRLLNSLKTPAGPAEPAGDRLVFAADERTNSILLSGDPASRLRIRTLVTHLDTPVEESGNTRVVYLHYAKAEELAPLLKSVSGSLVKEAGAAPAGPPGRSRVSIEADANTNALVITAPQEVLAALQGIIRQLDVRRAQVLVEAVIAEVSTDTAKELGIQWILDGTPGGEGPVGVINFGGSGSGIVQLGASIEAGNVPSLGDGLALGFGRFNSGSLNFAALIRALSGDAATNILSTPSLVTLDNEEAEIVVGQNVPFLTGSYTSIGDSGSTPTNPFQTIERKDVGLTLRIKPQINEGDSIRLEIEQEVSSLAASSIGAADVITNKRAIRTSVMVEDGRLLVLGGLMDESLQGSRQKVPGLGDIPLLGGLFRYDKTTLVKKNLMVFLHPVILRDGAMESRISGGKYNHIRARQLQLREEGVPMLPREAIPVLPEERDLLSRPTYQFPVGPNS; from the coding sequence GTGCGGAACAAAGCGGGAGTCTGTCGCCGGCTCCATCCGCTGCTGGCCCTGCTGCTGCTCCTGCTGCCGCTCGGCCAGCCGCCGGCGCGGGCGGAGGCGGGCGGGGTGACCCTCAACCTCGTGGATGCGGACATCCAGTCCTTCATCGGGACGGTGTCGGAGCTGACCGGCCGGAACTTCGTCCTGGACCCCCGGGTGAAGGGGAAGGTGACGGTGGTCTCCTCCCACGAGATGGATGCCGACGCGGTCTACCGGGTCTTTCTCTCCGTGCTCCAGGTCCACGGCTATGCGGCCATTCCCGGCGAGGAGGTCACCAAGATCGTGCCGGTGGCGGAGGGCAAGCAGATCGACACGCCGGTGGCCAGCGATGCGGCGCCGGGCGCCGGCGACGAGGTGGTCACCCGGGTGGTTTCCGTGCAGCACGTCTCGGCCGACCAGCTGGTGCCGCTGCTGCGCCCGCTGGTCCCCCAGCAGGGGCACCTGGCCGCCTACGCCCCCGGGAACGTGATCATCGTCTCCGACACCGCCGGCAACATCGGGCGGCTGGTGAAGATCATCGACCGCATCGACATCGAGAGCGAGACCGGCTACGAGGTGATCCGCCTCGCCCACGCCCCGGCCGCCGAGGTGATCCGCCTCCTCAACAGCCTCAAGACCCCGGCCGGGCCGGCGGAGCCGGCGGGCGATCGGCTGGTGTTCGCCGCCGACGAGCGCACCAACAGCATCCTGCTGAGTGGCGATCCGGCCTCCCGGCTGCGGATCCGCACCCTGGTCACCCACCTGGACACGCCGGTGGAGGAGTCCGGCAACACGCGGGTGGTCTACCTCCACTACGCCAAGGCGGAGGAGCTGGCGCCGCTGCTCAAGAGCGTGTCCGGAAGCCTGGTCAAGGAGGCGGGCGCGGCGCCGGCGGGGCCGCCCGGCCGGAGCCGGGTGAGCATCGAGGCGGACGCGAACACCAACGCCCTGGTCATCACCGCGCCCCAGGAGGTGCTGGCCGCCCTGCAGGGGATCATCCGCCAGCTCGACGTCCGCCGGGCCCAGGTGCTGGTGGAGGCGGTCATCGCCGAGGTCTCCACCGACACGGCCAAGGAGCTGGGCATCCAGTGGATCCTGGACGGCACCCCGGGGGGCGAGGGGCCGGTGGGGGTGATCAACTTCGGCGGCTCGGGCTCGGGCATCGTCCAGCTCGGCGCCAGCATCGAGGCGGGCAACGTGCCCAGCCTGGGCGACGGCCTCGCCCTCGGCTTCGGCCGCTTCAACAGCGGCTCGCTCAACTTCGCCGCCCTCATCCGGGCGCTCTCGGGTGACGCGGCCACCAACATCCTCTCCACCCCGAGCCTGGTCACCCTGGACAACGAAGAGGCGGAGATCGTGGTGGGCCAGAACGTGCCCTTCCTCACCGGCTCCTACACCAGCATCGGCGACTCCGGCAGCACGCCCACCAACCCGTTCCAGACCATCGAGCGCAAGGACGTGGGGCTGACCCTGCGCATCAAGCCGCAGATCAACGAGGGCGACAGCATCCGCCTGGAGATCGAGCAGGAGGTCTCCAGCCTGGCGGCCAGCAGCATCGGGGCGGCGGACGTCATCACCAACAAGCGCGCCATCCGCACCAGCGTGATGGTGGAGGACGGCCGGCTGCTGGTGCTGGGCGGGCTGATGGACGAGAGCCTGCAGGGCAGCCGCCAGAAGGTGCCGGGGCTGGGGGACATCCCGCTGCTGGGCGGGCTGTTCCGCTACGACAAGACCACGCTGGTGAAGAAGAACCTGATGGTTTTCCTGCACCCGGTCATCCTGCGCGACGGGGCGATGGAGAGCCGCATCTCCGGGGGCAAGTACAACCACATCCGCGCCCGGCAGCTGCAGCTGCGCGAGGAGGGGGTGCCCATGCTGCCCCGGGAGGCGATCCCGGTGCTGCCCGAGGAGCGGGACCTCCTGAGCCGCCCCACCTACCAGTTCCCGGTCGGGCCCAACTCGTGA
- the gspE gene encoding type II secretion system ATPase GspE: MPALPYGFARRYGVLVADGPAPEGTGVRVLCRPDAAAGALIELRRHLGRPIRLETVAPEVFEERLAALYQQGAGGGLEEMEAYGESLDLQAVAQSLPEPADLLESEDDAPIIRLLNALLTEAVRENASDIHIEPFENRLVVRFRVDGVLREVLSPPPALAPLVASRVKVMARLDIAEKRLPQDGRISLRIGGRPVDVRVSTIPSSRGERVVLRLLDKQAGRLDLLHLGMAPGTLEAMSRLIGLPHGILLVTGPTGSGKTTTLYAALARLNDRRRNILTVEDPIEYDLDGIGQTQVNPKVEMTFARGLRAILRQDPDVVMVGEIRDLETAGIAVQASLTGHLVFSTLHTNTAVGAVTRLRDMGVEPFLLASSLVGVLAQRLVRLLCPECRAPYAAGRAECERMGLDPARPPTLFAPGGCPRCRGSGYLGRTGIYELVEVDAALRTLIHDGAGEHRLEAHARSRGPAIEADGWRRVLAGETSVEEVLRVSRSGP, translated from the coding sequence ATGCCGGCGCTCCCCTACGGCTTCGCCCGCCGCTACGGGGTGCTGGTGGCGGACGGGCCGGCGCCGGAGGGGACGGGCGTCCGGGTGCTCTGCCGCCCCGACGCGGCCGCCGGCGCGCTGATCGAGCTGCGCCGCCATCTCGGGCGCCCGATCCGGCTGGAGACGGTGGCGCCCGAGGTGTTCGAGGAGCGGCTGGCGGCGCTCTACCAGCAGGGCGCCGGCGGCGGGCTGGAGGAGATGGAGGCCTACGGCGAGTCGCTCGACCTGCAGGCCGTCGCCCAGTCCCTGCCGGAGCCGGCCGACCTGCTCGAGAGCGAGGACGACGCGCCCATCATCCGGCTGCTCAACGCGCTGCTCACCGAGGCGGTGCGGGAGAACGCCTCGGACATCCACATCGAGCCCTTCGAAAACCGGCTGGTGGTGCGCTTCCGGGTGGACGGGGTGCTGCGGGAGGTGCTCAGCCCGCCGCCGGCGCTGGCCCCGCTGGTGGCCTCGCGGGTGAAGGTGATGGCGCGGCTCGACATCGCCGAGAAGCGCCTGCCCCAGGACGGGCGCATCTCGCTGCGCATCGGCGGCCGGCCGGTGGACGTGCGCGTCTCCACCATCCCCTCCAGCCGCGGCGAGCGGGTGGTGCTGCGCCTGCTCGACAAGCAGGCGGGGCGCCTCGACCTGCTGCACCTGGGCATGGCGCCCGGGACCCTGGAGGCGATGAGCCGCCTCATCGGGCTGCCCCACGGCATCCTCCTGGTCACCGGCCCCACCGGATCGGGCAAGACCACCACCCTCTACGCGGCGCTGGCCCGCCTCAACGACCGGCGACGCAACATCCTCACCGTGGAGGACCCCATCGAGTACGACCTGGACGGCATCGGCCAGACCCAGGTGAACCCCAAGGTGGAGATGACCTTCGCGCGGGGGCTGCGGGCCATCCTGCGCCAGGACCCGGACGTGGTGATGGTGGGGGAGATCCGCGATCTGGAGACCGCCGGGATCGCCGTGCAGGCGAGCCTCACCGGCCACCTGGTCTTCTCCACCCTCCACACCAACACCGCGGTGGGCGCGGTCACCCGGCTGCGGGACATGGGGGTGGAGCCGTTCCTGCTCGCCTCGAGCCTCGTCGGCGTGCTGGCCCAGCGGCTGGTGCGGCTGCTCTGTCCCGAATGCCGCGCTCCCTACGCCGCCGGCCGCGCCGAGTGCGAACGGATGGGGCTCGACCCGGCCCGGCCGCCCACGCTCTTCGCGCCCGGCGGCTGCCCCCGTTGCCGGGGCAGCGGCTACCTGGGGCGCACCGGCATCTACGAGCTGGTGGAGGTGGACGCGGCCCTCCGGACCCTGATCCACGACGGGGCGGGGGAGCACCGGCTGGAGGCCCATGCCCGCAGCCGCGGGCCCGCCATCGAGGCCGACGGCTGGCGGCGGGTGCTGGCGGGGGAGACCAGCGTGGAGGAGGTGCTGCGGGTCTCCCGCAGCGGCCCATGA